One window of Quercus robur chromosome 5, dhQueRobu3.1, whole genome shotgun sequence genomic DNA carries:
- the LOC126727696 gene encoding uncharacterized protein LOC126727696, translating to MKLKKGLEFFSLKLRKIISEREIQTMVVFSLAIQIILIVMGYKRKVSNSNKLVLLLWVAYQLAGWFATVSLSIISKHFAPDTKDPKFSIAAFWAPFFLLHLAGPDTITAYSLEDNALWRRQALTLVGQAGVTIFIIFRAWANELLNFLAVVMLIPGLIKIGERIWVLRSGSSENFKATTLRRPDPGPNYARFMEEYQSKKDEGLDVTSDLMEASIESDISFPMPKNSNIPEAEFLQWGYILFQTFKQLFSDLILSLQDIKNSQSYFQKVSFKEAFKVIEVELGFMYDVLYTKAFLVYSLKPVCFLRLTSFSSTLVVLLVFSTVGDNKHLYTLDDRVITYVLLCGAILLEIYSVLIILTSDWSLHWLSKRQNVMVDLLYRAISVISSIPFLARKKRWRNKMGQYNLIKYCIERKPVLCGPIQRFLFHHEMLEKHRYQELKEVSQDLKKLIFQHLLEKSWSAKDLKTCTELCACRGGRVLKNSKCSDCIRKEEREKHREKVLKYSECSNCIRKEESRKYHETVEEESDHVDKDAKCWNEINVKYRNILKESVEVEFDQSILQWHIATSLCYNDDQNKHQNTSCQNHREASNLLSDYMLYLQVMRPIMLPNGIEQIRFQDTLEEAKIFFEERKSVSDEIQASKKLLAVNTDIPPSVVKGDRSKSVLFDGCRLAKSLQCLEIEKKWELVSNVWVEMMCYAATRCRWNHHAQQLCRGGELFTHVWLLMAHLGITEQFQISKGHARAMLVIQ from the coding sequence GTTTCCAACAGCAACAAACTTGTCCTCCTTCTGTGGGTTGCCTACCAATTAGCAGGATGGTTCGCAACTGTATCGCTGAGTATAATCTCCAAACATTTCGCACCTGACACCAAAGACCCGAAGTTTTCCATAGCAGCATTCTGGGCTCCATTTTTTCTCTTGCACCTTGCTGGTCCAGACACCATTACAGCGTACTCCTTGGAAGACAATGCATTGTGGCGGAGGCAGGCTCTAACTCTAGTTGGCCAAGCAGGAGTGACTATCTTTATCATCTTTAGAGCCTGGGCAAATGAGCTGCTGAATTTTCTGGCAGTTGTGATGTTGATTCCTGGGTTAATCAAGATTGGGGAGAGAATCTGGGTTCTGAGGTCTGGTAGCAGTGAAAACTTTAAAGCAACCACACTTCGTCGTCCTGATCCAGGTCCCAATTATGCTAGATTCATGGAAGAATACCAATCAAAGAAAGACGAGGGGTTAGACGTCACATCAGATTTGATGGAAGCTAGTATTGAATCAGATATTTCCTTTCCAATGccaaaaaatagtaatatcCCAGAAGCAGAGTTTCTTCAATGGGGCTATATATTGTTCCAGACTTTCAAGCAGCTATTTTCTGATCTAATTCTGAGCTTACAAGATATAAAGAATAGCCAATCCTACTTTCAGAAAGTTTCGTTTAAAGAAGCTTTTAAAGTGATTGAGGTTGAGCTAGGATTCATGTATGATGTGCTTTATACAAAGGCTTTCTTGGTTTATTCTCTAAAACCTGTTTGTTTTCTACGTCTTACTAGTTTCTCTTCTACCTTGGTTGTACTTTTGGTTTTCTCGACTGTAGGTGACAACAAGCACTTGTACACACTAGACGACAGAGTCATCACTTATGTATTGCTGTGTGGAGCCATCTTGCTAGAGATATATTCAGTGTTGATAATACTTACCTCAGACTGGTCACTGCATTGGCTGAGTAAGCGTCAGAATGTAATGGTGGATCTCTTGTATAGAGCAATTTCAGTGATTTCATCAATTCCATTTTTGGCTCGGAAAAAGAGGTGGCGAAATAAAATGGGACaatacaatctaataaaatattGCATTGAACGCAAGCCAGTATTGTGTGGTCCTATCCAGAGGTTCTTATTCCATCATGAAATGTTAGAGAAGCATCGGTACCAAGAGCTTAAGGAGGTTTCTCaggatttgaaaaaattgatatttcagCATCTTCTAGAGAAATCATGGAGTGCCAAAGATCTCAAGACTTGCACGGAATTGTGTGCTTGTAGGGGGGGCCGGGTTCTTAAAAATTCGAAATGTTCTGATTGcatcagaaaagaagaaagagaaaaacaccGTGAGAAGGTTCTAAAATATTCAGAATGCTCTAATTGcatcagaaaagaagaaagtagAAAATACCATGAGACAGTGGAGGAAGAATCTGATCATGTTGACAAAGATGCAAAATGTTGGAATGAAATAAACGTAAAATATCGTAATATACTCAAAGAGAGCGTCGAGGTAGAATTTGACCAAAGCATTCTTCAATGGCATATTGCAACAAGCCTATGTTATAATGATGATCaaaacaaacaccaaaacaCTAGTTGTCAAAATCATCGTGAGGCCAGCAACTTGTTATCAGACTATATGTTATATCTTCAAGTCATGCGTCCTATTATGCTGCCCAATGGGATTGAACAGATCAGGTTCCAAGATACATTGGAAGaggctaaaatattttttgaagaaagaaaGTCTGTATCTGATGAAATCCAAGCATCGAAAAAGTTACTTGCAGTGAATACTGATATTCCTCCATCTGTTGTGAAGGGAGACAGAAGCAAGTCAGTGCTATTTGATGGATGTCGACTTGCTAAATCTTTGCAATGCCTGGAGATTGAAAAGAAGTGGGAATTGGTAAGTAATGTATGGGTTGAAATGATGTGTTATGCTGCGACTAGGTGTCGATGGAACCATCATGCTCAGCAGCTCTGTCGAGGCGGAGAGCTTTTCACTCATGTGTGGCTTCTTATGGCACATCTTGGTATAACTGAGCAGTTTCAAATTTCGAAAGGCCATGCAAGGGCTATGCTGGTTATACAGTGA